In the genome of Mucisphaera calidilacus, one region contains:
- a CDS encoding NAD(P)H-dependent glycerol-3-phosphate dehydrogenase, translating to MKTTIIGNGAMATVCALILSPRYPVRMWGPNAEALAMLARERVNERYLPGARLPDEVELTADPEEALAGCELIINAIPTQYIRATWERFVPLVGAGVPVVSVSKGIEQQTLLRPTQIVRDVLGDPARVVASLSGPTVAEELVHCLPATLCAASEEEPFAEALQAMFSTHWLRTYTNTDLLGVELAGATKNVIALAAGAIDGLRAGINAKSALLARGLAEISRLGLAMGARQETFFGIAGVGDLATTCFSPSGRNRTCGEMLGRGRKLDEVLEAIPGVVEGVPTTRAVVALARQHGVEMPLTQAIHRVLFEGLDPIEGISSLMSRDLKAERVN from the coding sequence GAACGCCGAGGCGCTCGCCATGCTCGCCCGCGAGCGGGTCAACGAGCGCTACCTGCCGGGTGCGCGGCTGCCCGACGAGGTGGAGTTGACGGCCGATCCCGAGGAGGCCCTGGCGGGCTGCGAGCTCATCATCAACGCCATCCCGACGCAGTACATCCGGGCGACGTGGGAGCGGTTCGTGCCGCTGGTGGGGGCGGGTGTGCCGGTGGTTTCGGTCTCGAAGGGGATCGAGCAGCAGACGCTGCTCCGGCCGACGCAGATCGTCCGCGACGTGCTGGGCGACCCGGCCCGCGTGGTGGCGTCGCTGTCGGGCCCGACGGTGGCGGAGGAGCTGGTGCACTGCCTGCCGGCGACGCTCTGCGCCGCTTCGGAGGAGGAGCCGTTCGCCGAGGCGTTGCAGGCGATGTTCTCGACGCACTGGCTGCGCACCTACACCAACACCGACCTGCTCGGCGTCGAGCTGGCGGGCGCCACCAAGAACGTCATCGCACTCGCGGCGGGGGCGATCGACGGCCTGCGCGCCGGGATCAACGCCAAGAGCGCCCTGCTCGCCCGCGGGCTGGCGGAGATCTCCCGCCTCGGCTTGGCCATGGGCGCCCGGCAGGAGACGTTCTTCGGGATCGCGGGCGTCGGCGACCTGGCGACGACCTGCTTCTCGCCTTCGGGGCGCAACCGGACCTGCGGCGAGATGCTCGGTCGGGGCCGGAAACTCGACGAGGTGCTCGAAGCGATCCCCGGCGTGGTCGAGGGCGTGCCGACGACACGCGCGGTCGTGGCGCTGGCTCGGCAGCATGGCGTGGAGATGCCGCTGACGCAGGCGATCCACCGGGTGCTCTTCGAGGGCCTCGACCCGATCGAGGGGATTTCGTCGCTGATGTCCCGCGACCTCAAGGCCGAACGCGTCAACTGA